A region of the Stieleria neptunia genome:
ATTCAGAATAGTTTGAAGGACGAACGGGCGCGGGGAATTACTCCGCTGCCGACTCGTCGGTGTCCACGCCAAGCTCTCCGGAAAGCTGCTTGAGCTGATCGCTGTTTTTGAGCACTTGTTCCAGCACGTTTTCCAGGTCGTCGCTCCGATCGATTTTGGTGGCCAGATCGCGCAGCTTGTTTCGCGTGGCCATCAACTTCTTCAGCGGATCGACCTTGTCGACGATGTTCGCCGGTTCGAAGTCGTCCATCGATTTGAAGTCCAAGTTGACTGACATTTCGCTGCCGTCACCGGCCAGCGTGTTTTCGACACGCATGTTCAATCCCGGCGTCATGCGTTGCAGCACGTCATTGAAGTTGTCACGATCGATTTGGATAAACTTTCGATCCTTCAAAGGTTTTAATTTGCTCGTCGGGTCCCCCGAGAAATCGCCCATCACGCCGACCACAAAAGGCAGCTCTTTGACGACCTGTGCCCCTTCGGTTTCCACCTCGTAGGTGATGTGAACGCGAGGCTTTCGGACACGGTTCAACTTTTGCTGTTGGCTTTCGGCCATCTCATTATCTCCAGACGAGCGATTTGCGGGCTCGAACACGAGCCCCTCTATCATTCGGTTTTAGGTTACCGGTCCCCCCCAGGCAAGCTTTCCGAGGCGACCGGGTGTCAAGAAACTAGTGAAAATGTATCTCAATCATCGTCGTACTCATCGTCCTTGACCGGAATCCCAGTGCGTTCGGACAAGTTCTTCAGCACACTGGAGTCTTGGATTAATTTTTGCAACAAGGTCGGCAGGTCCATGCGTCCGAACTCGACGGTCTGTTGGAGCATGTAGCTGACCGGAGAATGCGGCTCGGTCTTGCGAAAGAATTCGCTGGCCTTCATCAACATCCGAAACGCGTCTTCGCGATTGTTGACCTGGGCCTGTGCCAGATCGACCTTGGGCCCGGCGTTGGGTGTCAATCCCGTCGCCGCGGTCTCCCCGTCGCCTTCGGGTTCTGCGTCACCGTTGCTGGACAGCAGGTTCCGCGTCAGATTCGAAAACGCCTGCTGAATCGTTTCCAGCGTGCGTCGGATCTGGCTGCTCGGCGGCGTGTGGTCCTCTTCACCCTCGACGCGGCACTTGGATTCCAGCACCGCGGTCATCTCCATGTAGGCCTCGATCGCTTCGGCAATGTCTTCCTCTTGCTGTCGCAATTGATCCAAATCGATCTGGCGGACCGCATTGTCGAAATCATTCTCGGAAACCTCGCCGCCACCGCCCCCGGTGGTCGCCTCGCGGTAGGCCGCGTAAGTCAGCGCACCGTACTCGGGCAGCAACGGGATCTCCTCCAGCGGGGCGATCAACGTCCCCGGCCCTTCCACGCCGTTCAAGCTGGAAAGCTGCGAAACCGTATCGAGGTAGCCGTCCTCTTCGTCATGTGGCGGGTAGATTCCGTCCCAGTACGTTTCGCAGATCTTGCTGACCAACCGAAACGCGTCGCGGGCCCCGGCGTACCCGTTGCGTCGCGTGTTGGCCTCGACCAACCAGGACGCGACCCACAGGTCTTTGGAATGCTGGGCGATGATGTCGACGCATTGATCCAGCACGGTTCTCCAGTCGGGCGAACTGGGCACTTCGACCCCCTGCCCCTGTTCGCTCAACGCCGCCAGCTCGTCGTCGTCGTACATCGCGAATTCGCGAATCTTGCGTTCCGCATTGACCGCTTCGGCCCGGGCGTCCTTGGCGCGCTGAAATCGATCAAAATCGCTGCGACGCAGATACTGCCCGCTCGGGGATTCGTCCGAAATCGGGGCTAACAGTTGATCAAAATCAAGTGTCGGTTCAGATGCCATGGTGAACTCTCGGTGTCCGACGGGGTGGACGTTTCACGGGAATGCGTTTAATCGTTGCCGCTGCGACGCAGGCTCTGGGCCATCTGGTCCAGGCTCTTCGCATGAATTCGACTCGCCCAACTCTTGCTGATCCCAACGCGATCGGCCGCTTCGGTTAACGAAAAACCTTCGAAATAGATGGCGATGATCAATCGTTTGGCGTCATTGGGCAGGTCGTCGACCAATTTGCGTAGCGTTGTTTGCATTTCGCGGTTTGCAACGACCTTGCTGGGAATCTCGTGCTGATCGGCCGCCTGTGCCAAGACGCTCGTTTCCGAATCCTCGTCACCGCTGGCCAGATAGACGATCGCAAGCCGCTCGGCCATCTTACCCAACCAGTCCGCATCGTCGTTGGAACTGGCGCCGTCGCCACGGGTTTCCGACTTGGATGATTCCGCCTGCAAGACATCCTCGGCCATGTCGCGGAATCGCATCCGCCGCAACCGCGCGCGGCTGGTCCAATTCATCTTGGAGACGCCGTCGTAGATCGCCCCGCGGACACGGTAATAGGCGAACGTCGTGAAGCGGGCGCCGCAGTCGGGATCGTATTTCTGAGCCGCTTCGGCCAAGCCCAGTTGCCCATACGCGATCAGGTCGTCCAGGTCCATCGGAATCGGCAGCGAGCGGTGCACCCGCAACGCAAGCGAACGGACCAAACCCTGAGCTTCGTTGATCAGGTCGGCGGGCGATTCGCCGTCACCGGAGGTCTCGTCGCTCGGATGGGCACTCACGATTCCGCTCCTAATGAATTCCAAAATCCCTCGATCCGACGGCGGCTGTAGTCATTGGTCCACAGCGCCCGACCGACTTCATCATACAGATCGGCGGGCAACTGCCGCGCCCGCGCCCCCAGGCGATGTTGCAGCACCGCGGTGGCGATCCGCACGAACAGCGCCTCGTCACAGGGATCGTCCACGTGCCGAAGCTTTGCATCGCGAAGCACTTCCAACAGTTGGTCCGAATTCTCTTGGTGCCGAATCAGCGTCTCGCCCAACACCTCTTGCAGCAAGCGTTGGCTCTGGCCGGTGCCCGCGGCTTCGGCCGATCGACCGCCACCCGGGGCAACATCGGACGCGTCGCCGGCGTCACGATATCGCGTGTAAGTTTGGCGTGACGGGGAGGGCTGGGCAGGCATCGGACCACATTCACTCTGCGTTAAAGTACCAAATCAACAGCCCCACGATCGTGGCCACCAAGGCCCCGTTGATCACCATCAGGATGCGCACCCCGGTCTGCATCCGATCCTCCTCGGCCAGCGCTTCACTGCCCCATTCCAACTCCTCTTCCTCGTTGGTGGCTTTTTTGAACACGCTGGCCAGAAACGCCTGGCGATCCGGCATCGCACCCGACGCGACGAAGTAACAACCGCTGAACAACAGCGGTTCGCCGTCACTGAGATGCGGGCCGGCCGAGTTGATCGCATAGGCGGACTTGATCAGGTGCGCCAAGCGGGGCTGGAACGTTGACCGGATCCGGCACAGCAACGAGTACAGGTGGCGGTTGCCGGGTTTGCTCAGCCCGTCGCCTTCGCGAAACAGCAAGTACGACCAATCCTCGAACGCCCCGCAGGCATGTTTGACGACGGCATCCAACTGCGGCGCCGTCGGCAGATTCCACAATCCGTATCCCTTGCCGAAGCGTTGCACCGACGATCGTTCGGCACCGACGCGTCGGACGAGTTCGCGGAACCCGGTTTCCAGTTCCATCGAATCGACGACGTGGGTGACGCTGCAGCGGACGCGCAGCGACCCGCGGAGGCAGGCCAAATCGGCTTTCAGCGCGATCAGGATCTGGTTGACCATGTCTTGCGATCCGTCGGCCAGAAAACGGAATGGCGTCGAGACGATGACGCCATTGATCGGGCAGAGCGGATCGCGCAGGCGGCGAAACAGACGACACAGGTAGGCCAACCGCGCCGTCGCCAGACTGGCATCGCTGGGCGTCAGGATCGCGCTGGCAATGCCGCCGCCCTGCGGTGCGGTCGGGTTTTTCAGACCGCCGGAAACGTCGCCGACCATCATCGTGCCGCGCATGTCGGCGCCCTGGTTTTGTGGCGGCACGGGGATGTTCAGCCCGGCAATCGTGTTGCGGACATCGGCCGAATACGCCGAAGCGTTGCCGCCGGCCGGTGGCATGGGCGGACGCATCGCGGCCGGATTCTGCCCCATCGTGCTCACGTCCATCGTCCGATCGGCCTGGAACGGCTGGGGGGCGCCGGGCATTTGCCCGGGGACGATCGTCGCGTCTCGCGGGGAACCGAGCAACTTGCTCAGCTGGCAACATTCGGTGCACACCACATAAATCGCCTGCTGGTTGGCGAACACATGGATCGGCGCCGGCCCCAGCGGGGCCCTGACCGGGAACTGCGTATTGGAGGTCGTCATGAAGGCATTGACCGATTCGACCGTCCCCGGCCCGGCGATCAAGAAGATCGGCGTCTCGGACGGATCGATCGATTGTTCCTCCATCGCCCCCAGCGCCGTCTCCCAGGCGCGATCGATGTCTGGAAACGCCGACGGTTCGCCTTCGAGCCACAGTTTGAGCGCGAACCAAACGACGATCGGGATCGCGATGACCAGCAAAAAGATCGCCGGCAACTCACGCCAGTAGAAGCTCGCCTTCTGTTCGGTCTGGTCGGTATAAAAACGAATAATCGCCCAGACGATCGCGACCAGCAACAATCCGAAGAACAGCAGCCACGCGGCCCGGGCCTGCAACGACAGACCGAGGATCCGCTTGGGCGAACTGATCACGCTGCTGGGGATCCGCGCCAACATGCGAAACGGGTACAAGACCGCGTCGACGAAACTTCGTATCGCGCTGCCCATCGTTATCGACTCCGATCTTCTTTCATGGCCACACCAACATTTTTCCGATCCCGACGGCGACCGCGGCCAACAGCACGCAACAGATCACCGAACTGATCAACAGATACTTGCCTTCCAACGGCGGTGCCCCTTGGCCGGGGCGTCCTTGTTCCAGGATCGGCGGTCGGCCTTGTCCCAATTGGATCGCCATGCCGGTCCGCCGCGCCCATTCGTCCAGCGAGGCCGGCACGCCGAAGTGTTCGTGTTGGGCGGTCGCTTCGGGGTCGGCGTAAAGCCCGCGAAACCCCAACACGACGCAGACGTAAAACACTTCCAAGGCGTCCTTCTGGGGCAACTCGGTGGCCTTTTGGCTTTGCTCGTAGAACTTCGAAAACGCGCTGGTGCTTTTGAAGATCTGAAATTCCAAGCGGTTCTGTTCCCACCACTTGCTGCCGTCCCAGGCGGCTTCGATCAGCAAATCGTCGACCCAGGCGACCAGTGCGTATTTGGCCAGTTCCCAATCGGGCCGTCGTCCGAGCATGTTTTCGGCGTTGTCGAGCAAGCCGCGGATCTTGGCGCTGGTGTCTTCCGGACTCGGATTCTTATTCGCCTCGATTTCATCCACGACGGATGAAACGTACATGAAGACGGGGTCAACGGCGGCGGCGAATTCTGGCGACATGGAGGAGAAGGGTTGATCCGAGGCGAAGGAGAAAAGCGTAACGGCGGCAAACGGTCTCAGTCTTCAGCGGTGGGGACGGCGAACAAACTCAGTTTGAGCGTGCCTTCGATTCCGTCCACGTTGATTTGTAATTCCTTCTTTCCCTGCAGCGTCGCCAAGTTCGCAATCAACGCTTCCTTGAAACGGACGCCCAACCGCGGCGAGTCGTCCGAACGCAGGTCTTCCCAGGCCGGTCCGCTTTTATTGACGCTATAGAACAGCCAATTATCGCCTTGCGGTAGGGCCCGTGGAGCTTTCGTCTCGGTGATTTTCAGTCCGTCTTGTCGAAAACGGAACATGAAATCGACCTTTTCACTTTTCCCCAGTTTCCAATCCAGCCGACCGATTTCCAGCAACTCACGACACTGTGCCGCCGTGATTCGCTCGTGCTGCACCCCAATGTACCATTCCCAACCCTTGCTCATCCATTTTTGGTCCAACTGGACTTCTTGGCCTTTTCCGGCACCGATGAAGTCGCGGCGTTCGAATTTGTACTCCTGGACCTCGGTGATCAGTGAGCGGATCTCTTCGAGCACCCAGCCGAAAATGCGCGCCAGATCGTCATGGTCGTACAGCGGGATTTCGCCGGGCCGACGATCGGAGCGGAAAATGGAAAGCGAGCCGACGATCCGGCAGAGGTCCGTGTAGGCGACGTGGGGGTGGACGCCACGGGCAAACGCCAGCGACCGCAGCGAACCGTAGCCCGCGTTGAGCGCGGTCAACATCAGCAACCGGTTCATGTCACCGGCTTCGGGCGCCCCCTGCATGATGCCCCGCGTGATCACTTGGGAGCTGAGCACTTCGATCTTTTGGCCGATGATGTCGTAGACGGCCCGCACATAATCGCGCGCCAGTTCCGGCCAGGCGTCACAGCCGAGCACCGGCGGGATGTAGTCACCGTCCAGCTCCGGCGCGGCCTCGGCGGCACCGGAACGCTTGATCCGTGCGATCGGCAGCGTTTCGTAACCGGCCAGATTGTCCGTGCCCAGCAAGATTTGGACGTTCAAGGTCCGCAACGAAATCTCTTGCTCGTTGCCACCGGCGTTTTCATCCGCGACGGTCCCGGGCAGCCCCACGAAACGATGTTGGCCGCCGCGCTGGGCCAACGTGTTGGGACGCCCCAGTCGCAATTTTGGCACGGCCAAAAAGACGTCGATCGATTCGACCTGATCGAACGCATCGGAAAGACTTCGCTTGACAGATCCACCTGTCTTACCCAAATCCACACGATCGGGTTGTTGTGCCGAGTCGATCCAGATCACGGTGCCGTCGCGAAGCCGGGCCTGGCATTCGCTCAATTCGAACTGGCCGTTGGCGATCGCTTCACGGCTGAAACTGATCTGTCGAATGCCGTAGTTGTACCCGTGATCGAGCGCAACGTGCTGTCTGGCAGTCTCGTCGATACTCCGTTCGGCGGCCTGCATGTGATGGGGCCGTAAAAACATCCCCTCTAACCAAGCAACACTCTCGTTGTGCATCGCGTTAGTGTTCTCCTCACCGGGGCTGTCAGAAATCTGCCGTCAGTAATCGCATCGTTGCCATCAATTCCACTCGACGATGATACTCTAGCAGGTGTCGGGTATCGTTCCCACTAGGTAAACTTTTCGGTAGGGTTCAGTCTTCTTCCGTTGGATCGCATCACAATGAGCACCTCAGGCAAATACGGCGAGCGACAATCGTGGCGGCGTGCCGAAAGCGGTCAGGCAGGAAAACGGAAAACGATCAAAGCCTTGCTGACTCTGGTCGCGATCGTCCTGACGTTGCTGTTCGTGTACATGTTGCTGCCGGGGCCCAACCGGCAACTGATCACGATTCTGGTTTCCAACGATTACGACACCGATGTGATCACGCCGCCGATGTTCGGTGCCAATGCCCGTGCGGCGTTGAAATCCCAGCTTCAGGCCAATGACTTGCGTGGCAGCTGTGACGTCATCCGCAGCAGCTTTCAGCAAACCGAACTCGTCTCCAAGTACTTGAGTGACCCCGACGACACCGTGATGGTGGTGCTGCGCGGCTACCTGATGCTCGACGGAGAGGATCGACCGTCGTTGGCGTGCAGCGATTTGGCGATCGGATCGTCGCCGCAATCCCCCAACGGCTTGTTGCCGCTGACGGAGATTTTGGAACCGTTGGCCGCCGTGGCGTCCAGCTCGTTTCGTGGCACGCGGCTGGTGGTGATCGACGCCGAACCGCTGGCCGCCCAACCGTCGCTGGGCCAATGGAACGATGACGTGTTTGCCAAACTGGATGAAACGATCCGGCAATTGCCCGGCCAGTCTGCCGATCGCTTGTGGGTGTTGCTAACCCGTGGACCGATGCAAAACGCCGGCTGGGATGCGACGACCCAGATGCCGCTTTCGACACAGACGCTGTTGGACGGCATCCAAGGCGGCGCGGATCTGAACCGCGATTTGAAAATCGAACTCGATGAACTGTGCGCCTTTCTCTCGGATCGCTACGGGCAGATGCCGCGCAACAACGAAACCGACAGCCCCCGCGTGATGCTGCTGCGGGGCGGTGTCGGGCAGGTGGAATCCAACGCCTTGTCCCGCGGCGACTTGGACGTCTGGGTCGCGCGCGTCGAACCACCGGCGGACGAGGAGGGCGAAGCGGAAACGCCGGAGGATTCGGGCGCGGTCGCTGACGACCTTGCCGACAAACTCTCTCAATCGCGACCGACCTCTGCCCCGATCACCCCGGTCGTGTTGCAGTCCGCTGGCGGCGAAGCGGCAAAGGCGACGCCCCCCGAGGGCAGTGCGGGCGATGCCGCTGGCCAGACGACCGACGCCCCGACGGCTGACGCCGGGGCGCCCGCCGCCCCGACCGCAACGGCCGCGCCGTCGCCGACCGGAACGGCTGCCGACGCACCGGCGGCAAGCAACGCCCCCGGAGGTCTCGTTGACGCACCCGCTGAGTTGACGTTCTGGGACATTCGTGACCAATTCGAATCGATTCCCCTGGCCAGTTCGGACGGCAAACCCGACGCCAGCCCGATCGCGCTGGCGCCGCACCTGTGGCGGCGCTTGCTGGTGTTGGTGCTCGCCGGTCAGATCAAAGATTTTGACCCGGCGTCTCCCACGCCGACGCCGCGGCAGGTCGCTGAGGATTTGCGGGAACTGCAGCGAGTCATCAAAGGGCAAACGCCGTCCGGCGAAATCAACGACAACATCTCCGATGACATCGTCAGCCGATTGAAACGGCTGGTCTTGGATCACCGGGTGACGCGAGAGTCGACGCGTCCGGATCGTCGACTCCGCGCCGCCGATGCGTTGCAACACGCCGTTGCCGTCGCGCGATCACGGCTCTGGTCGTGGCTGGAATTCCAATGCCAAGCGGCCATCGCCGGCGGCCCGGTTCCCGACCAGGGGATCGCCGACGCCGCACTGCAGGCCGAACGGGTGCTCGCCGCCGGCGAGGGATCGGAGCGGCCCGACCAGGGGACGTTGGATCGCCAGCTGTCCCGATTGCACGCCGCGATCAACGTGTTCGACCGCAACGTCGAGGGCGCGGTCAATCAATTGCTGGCCGGATTTGCCCTCGATGATCCGCCCCGCACCTGGGAACTGAATCGCAACGCCTGGGCCTGGCTGCGAAGCCCGCTGCCGACCGGCGACCAGCGGCGACGGCTGCGGGCGGCGATCACGAACGCCCGCATCGATCCGACCGATACCCAAGAGCGTGCGGTGAATTTCAGCGACGTCGTCTTTGCCCGGCCCACCCCGTCGCAACGGAGCCGAGACGTGACGATGAAGTATCGGTCCGAGCTGGCGGAATATGAAAAAACGCGTGACGTCACGGCCGGCCCCGTCGACAAGGCCGGCCCCGCCGGTTGGAAAGCCATCCTGCAACAGGGCAAGGACCAGCCGGGCGCGTTTGCCGACCGATTCGCCGCGGCGCTGCGGATCGATCCACGCATCAACGTCGTCTCCAACCAGCAACCGATCTCGCATGCAATCACGCCCAAACCCATCGTCCGCATCGCGAGTGTGACGATCTTGGATGACAGCGGTCAGAAACTGGGTGACTCGGCGGTGCTGCGTTTGGAAACGATGCAAGACCGACGCAACGTGACGCTGCGAATTGATCCCGGCCGCGACCGACCGGTTCGGCTGTTGGTCAGCGCCAGTTTGCGCAGTTCCTCCAACGACTTTGGGCCTCCCCGCGCCGAAGTCGTCTGGAAAGCCCCCGGCATGGCGAACAGTCGTCCGGGAGAATCGATCGCCATCACCATCGACGGCGATTCGTCTCGCGATCTGCCGCTGGAGATTCGTCCGGCGACGCTGGCCGAGCGTGGCGTCGATCTGAAGCTTCAACTGCAGATCCGCGCCGACCGGGTCAGCGACGAGATCGAAGGCGTCGTCGGCATCCACTCCCTGCCGATCGAATTGCCGCGCGAGAACCGATTGCGACTGGTCGCTTCGTCACCGCCGGGGATCGGCTGTTCTCGAGAGGTGCTCAGCGACGACGGCAGCCTGCCGGGCGGGCTTTGGTTGCGGACGTTCAACCGTCGAAAGACGCCGTTTCGATTCGAGTTGTTCAACGAATCCGGCAAAGCCTGCATGGCCAAGGTCTGGCTGATCAAGCTGCCCAAACCGATGCCCGACACTGTCGCCGCCTATTGGCCCGATTTCGCCGCCAATCTTTACGCCAGCCCCGAGGGAGGCATCTTGGACGAGAAGGGCCGGATCCTGGAAAAATTCTTGCTGCCCACTCAGATCTTGAAGGGCCCCAGCACGCTGGCGATTCCTGCCGACGGCGAGCGCGTCGCGCTGAACTTCCAGGCCCCCGCCGCGTCAACCGACGGTGCATCGGCGCCCGCAGCCGCATCGGTGCCCGCAACCCCGGCGGCGCCCGGCGACACGCAAACGGACGTCAGCCACGGCATGGCATTGGTTTGTCGATTGGTCGACGCCGATGACAACGTGATGCCTGAAAAAGATCAAATCATCTGCCTGGTCGCCAAGCCGTGGGCGCCAAGCGATTACGTCACCACCAACGTGTCCTACAATGACGGCGAAGTCGAAGTCAACGTGGAGCTGGAGTTTGACATCGACGGTGACGCTTCGCGCGACGCCTTGCCCCAACTGGAAAAAGTGCCGGTCAACGTTCGTTGGGTCCAGGACGACCAGTGGTCGGACTTCACCGCCGAAACCAGCGATCCGCCGCGCAGCCTGTTCGTGGATCTCAATCCACAAGCCGGCAGAAAACAAGCGTTCTTTCGCGTGCCCGTCGTCCGCCGCAATCGAGAATCTTGGTGCCGACTGGATGTCGACGGTTGGCCGCGTGCGATTCAGCACGTCGTCCAACACCAACCGGGTGCCCTTGGTGCGGCCAAGCTCAAGAACCAGATCAAATTCGGCTCGATCGCGTTGACCCGGCGACCACAGGGAAACACCGAGCAGCCGACGACGTCGTA
Encoded here:
- the tssK gene encoding type VI secretion system baseplate subunit TssK, which codes for MHNESVAWLEGMFLRPHHMQAAERSIDETARQHVALDHGYNYGIRQISFSREAIANGQFELSECQARLRDGTVIWIDSAQQPDRVDLGKTGGSVKRSLSDAFDQVESIDVFLAVPKLRLGRPNTLAQRGGQHRFVGLPGTVADENAGGNEQEISLRTLNVQILLGTDNLAGYETLPIARIKRSGAAEAAPELDGDYIPPVLGCDAWPELARDYVRAVYDIIGQKIEVLSSQVITRGIMQGAPEAGDMNRLLMLTALNAGYGSLRSLAFARGVHPHVAYTDLCRIVGSLSIFRSDRRPGEIPLYDHDDLARIFGWVLEEIRSLITEVQEYKFERRDFIGAGKGQEVQLDQKWMSKGWEWYIGVQHERITAAQCRELLEIGRLDWKLGKSEKVDFMFRFRQDGLKITETKAPRALPQGDNWLFYSVNKSGPAWEDLRSDDSPRLGVRFKEALIANLATLQGKKELQINVDGIEGTLKLSLFAVPTAED
- a CDS encoding sigma-70 family RNA polymerase sigma factor → MSAHPSDETSGDGESPADLINEAQGLVRSLALRVHRSLPIPMDLDDLIAYGQLGLAEAAQKYDPDCGARFTTFAYYRVRGAIYDGVSKMNWTSRARLRRMRFRDMAEDVLQAESSKSETRGDGASSNDDADWLGKMAERLAIVYLASGDEDSETSVLAQAADQHEIPSKVVANREMQTTLRKLVDDLPNDAKRLIIAIYFEGFSLTEAADRVGISKSWASRIHAKSLDQMAQSLRRSGND
- the tssA gene encoding type VI secretion system protein TssA, with translation MASEPTLDFDQLLAPISDESPSGQYLRRSDFDRFQRAKDARAEAVNAERKIREFAMYDDDELAALSEQGQGVEVPSSPDWRTVLDQCVDIIAQHSKDLWVASWLVEANTRRNGYAGARDAFRLVSKICETYWDGIYPPHDEEDGYLDTVSQLSSLNGVEGPGTLIAPLEEIPLLPEYGALTYAAYREATTGGGGGEVSENDFDNAVRQIDLDQLRQQEEDIAEAIEAYMEMTAVLESKCRVEGEEDHTPPSSQIRRTLETIQQAFSNLTRNLLSSNGDAEPEGDGETAATGLTPNAGPKVDLAQAQVNNREDAFRMLMKASEFFRKTEPHSPVSYMLQQTVEFGRMDLPTLLQKLIQDSSVLKNLSERTGIPVKDDEYDDD
- the tssB gene encoding type VI secretion system contractile sheath small subunit; its protein translation is MAESQQQKLNRVRKPRVHITYEVETEGAQVVKELPFVVGVMGDFSGDPTSKLKPLKDRKFIQIDRDNFNDVLQRMTPGLNMRVENTLAGDGSEMSVNLDFKSMDDFEPANIVDKVDPLKKLMATRNKLRDLATKIDRSDDLENVLEQVLKNSDQLKQLSGELGVDTDESAAE
- a CDS encoding type VI secretion protein IcmF/TssM N-terminal domain-containing protein gives rise to the protein MGSAIRSFVDAVLYPFRMLARIPSSVISSPKRILGLSLQARAAWLLFFGLLLVAIVWAIIRFYTDQTEQKASFYWRELPAIFLLVIAIPIVVWFALKLWLEGEPSAFPDIDRAWETALGAMEEQSIDPSETPIFLIAGPGTVESVNAFMTTSNTQFPVRAPLGPAPIHVFANQQAIYVVCTECCQLSKLLGSPRDATIVPGQMPGAPQPFQADRTMDVSTMGQNPAAMRPPMPPAGGNASAYSADVRNTIAGLNIPVPPQNQGADMRGTMMVGDVSGGLKNPTAPQGGGIASAILTPSDASLATARLAYLCRLFRRLRDPLCPINGVIVSTPFRFLADGSQDMVNQILIALKADLACLRGSLRVRCSVTHVVDSMELETGFRELVRRVGAERSSVQRFGKGYGLWNLPTAPQLDAVVKHACGAFEDWSYLLFREGDGLSKPGNRHLYSLLCRIRSTFQPRLAHLIKSAYAINSAGPHLSDGEPLLFSGCYFVASGAMPDRQAFLASVFKKATNEEEELEWGSEALAEEDRMQTGVRILMVINGALVATIVGLLIWYFNAE
- a CDS encoding DotU family type IV/VI secretion system protein; this encodes MSPEFAAAVDPVFMYVSSVVDEIEANKNPSPEDTSAKIRGLLDNAENMLGRRPDWELAKYALVAWVDDLLIEAAWDGSKWWEQNRLEFQIFKSTSAFSKFYEQSQKATELPQKDALEVFYVCVVLGFRGLYADPEATAQHEHFGVPASLDEWARRTGMAIQLGQGRPPILEQGRPGQGAPPLEGKYLLISSVICCVLLAAVAVGIGKMLVWP